TAATCTACCAACTGTAAAATGAATAGTCCGCCATCTAATCTCCTCAGGTACGATTCTTCTTCGTCTTCATCCTCCTAATAATTATGGTACTAATGAATGTATCCTTAAATGAAAACTCCTGCTAAATTACTAACCTTTGTATTGTTTTCGACTTCCTCCACTTTCTCAAGATACTTAAAATGAAGCTCCATCAGCCTATCTACTTTTTCATAATCATTTTCCGTGAATTTACTCAATAATCTCTGTCGTTGTTGGCCCTTACaatttcttaacatacttgctaTAATCGACACTACATGTTCTATGATAAAAAGATTCATTATAACATTCTAAAACTTCATAAACAGAATATCACTAACTTTAATCACCTTCGTGTTCTTCTGCAGTAAGCATTTTTTTTCTATTCTTGGTTGGAGTTTTCATGAATAAAGGAAATATGGTTCTTAATCCAAGAATGTCTACAAATTTACTACAATTATCCCTCCCATCTGGGCCATTCATTGCATGATCTAATACCTGAAGTACGATGTTAAAATTTATCAATATTAGAATTTATTACAATATCTAGTTAAATTTTTACCTTAAGAGATCCATTTCTAGACATTTTTTTCTCTCGTAACATTAGATTCATAAGTTGCAAACCCTCTCCTCTTAAAAATCTATCTCTATTCACAGTTGCCATTAGACTCGAGCATAgtacattaaataaattttccatcATTTCTTGCTCCTCGGCTGTTTGAGGATCATGACGTTTGTAATACTAAAACCAATATAAACGGGTAAACATGGTCAAGTAAAGAAGTGTGAAAGAAAAGATTGCACATACTGCTAACTGTTGTAGTAGTACATCAATACCATCAAGTTCACCAAGAAGAAGTCTATTTTCTGATGTACTTTGTAACAGAATGGATAAAAGTTCACTAGCATAAAGTTTATTAGCATCAAATGGTGCTTTTGCTTTAATTCTTCGTAATAGCCATTGCATCAATCCCTGTTTTCCAGCATCGGCACATAAGTCAGGCCTGAACTCTAAAAGATTTTCAAAGATAGCTGAAAATAGAACCCACTGCTATTaacttattaaatttaaaaatttcacataGCTTGAATATAATTACCCAAAGTATTGTAAACTCCATCACTTTCTTCTTTTACTATTTCATCCAGCCTTTCTAAATTTTGAACAAGAAGAGCACAAACTTGTTGCTCTAACAAAGCATCGATAAGTGTatctgcaccctcttgactttcATGTAAAATATCTACATCTGTTAACTCTTGCAAGAGGTCCACAACACCAACTGCTATGTCTGTATTTTCATGCGATAATAATTCAAGTAAAGAAGGTACAGCACCTAATTCTACCATTAATGGATATAGATCTGGATTAGTGGCAACAACATGAAGTTCTTGAAGAGTCTCGTGCAGTTCAACTTCTGATTCCATAAATCtattattacaattaaaattatataaattttaaatttggtCTGCTAAATCTACTATTTTAAAGGTAACATACTTCTCTGGTTGATCAGGAAACTTCACTCTCATTTCTTGATTCCTGAGTGCTCTTTTCTCAAATAAAAGCACCATCCTTTTAAGCGTTGCCTCATCTAATGCTTCTACCTCTGGAGCTTCTGTTTCTACATATTTCAAAATATCTTGTTTCTCTTTTTCTGTCAATTGTGGTTCAACCACATCGTTCGCTGGGGAAGGTAAAGCAGCTCTAATTGGTGTAGGAGGTTCGCTACTCCTAACTGGAGTGACTTCAATCTCTCTTGTCTGTCTTTGACGCGCATGATATGGAGTTTTAATAACCCTTTTTGGTTTCTTAGCATTTTCCCattcatcgtcgtcgtcgtcttctCCCGCCACTGGTCTTTTCGGTGTATTTGGCGGCTATAAAAAGTAACGAACTTTATAAGGTTAGGTAggttaaaatgaaaattttttatgcCAATAAACTTCGAAACACATCTTAACGTTCACCACAAACATACTTTGTATGAGAGTAATTCACCGATATCCATTTGCAAAGTTCGgcaatatttttctttaaacAAATTAAGTACAATTACTCAATTCGATTGTTAGCCTCATGTAgtatatttcattattataaATGGCATATCACTgcaaattgaaataaattttaaagattATTTAAACCAGTTAAAGCTATATTAAATCATTTAATTACTTTTGTCAACTTAAACTTTGTgtcattaaataaaaatgttctgTATATAATGAAAGAAACGTAAAGATGTCAGTACCTTCTCTTTTATTAAAATGGAAAGTACTGCTATATTGTTGATTACGGAATTTTAAAGAAACAATACTTTATATgttcttaa
The window above is part of the Colletes latitarsis isolate SP2378_abdomen chromosome 2, iyColLati1, whole genome shotgun sequence genome. Proteins encoded here:
- the LOC143351952 gene encoding beta-catenin-like protein 1 isoform X2; its protein translation is MDIGELLSYKPPNTPKRPVAGEDDDDDEWENAKKPKRVIKTPYHARQRQTREIEVTPVRSSEPPTPIRAALPSPANDVVEPQLTEKEKQDILKYVETEAPEVEALDEATLKRMVLLFEKRALRNQEMRVKFPDQPEKFMESEVELHETLQELHVVATNPDLYPLMVELGAVPSLLELLSHENTDIAVGVVDLLQELTDVDILHESQEGADTLIDALLEQQVCALLVQNLERLDEIVKEESDGVYNTLEFRPDLCADAGKQGLMQWLLRRIKAKAPFDANKLYASELLSILLQSTSENRLLLGELDGIDVLLQQLAYYKRHDPQTAEEQEMMENLFNVLCSSLMATVNRDRFLRGEGLQLMNLMLREKKMSRNGSLKVLDHAMNGPDGRDNCSKFVDILGLRTIFPLFMKTPTKNRKKMLTAEEHEEHVVSIIASMLRNCKGQQRQRLLSKFTENDYEKVDRLMELHFKYLEKVEEVENNTKEDEDEEESYLRRLDGGLFILQLVDYVLLEACTGCQPAVKQRVTRILAQRRASLKTIRHIMREYAGNLGDAGDSEWREAEQQHILQLIDKF
- the LOC143351952 gene encoding beta-catenin-like protein 1 isoform X1, whose protein sequence is MDIGELLSYKPPNTPKRPVAGEDDDDDEWENAKKPKRVIKTPYHARQRQTREIEVTPVRSSEPPTPIRAALPSPANDVVEPQLTEKEKQDILKYVETEAPEVEALDEATLKRMVLLFEKRALRNQEMRVKFPDQPEKFMESEVELHETLQELHVVATNPDLYPLMVELGAVPSLLELLSHENTDIAVGVVDLLQELTDVDILHESQEGADTLIDALLEQQVCALLVQNLERLDEIVKEESDGVYNTLAIFENLLEFRPDLCADAGKQGLMQWLLRRIKAKAPFDANKLYASELLSILLQSTSENRLLLGELDGIDVLLQQLAYYKRHDPQTAEEQEMMENLFNVLCSSLMATVNRDRFLRGEGLQLMNLMLREKKMSRNGSLKVLDHAMNGPDGRDNCSKFVDILGLRTIFPLFMKTPTKNRKKMLTAEEHEEHVVSIIASMLRNCKGQQRQRLLSKFTENDYEKVDRLMELHFKYLEKVEEVENNTKEDEDEEESYLRRLDGGLFILQLVDYVLLEACTGCQPAVKQRVTRILAQRRASLKTIRHIMREYAGNLGDAGDSEWREAEQQHILQLIDKF